Proteins co-encoded in one Micropterus dolomieu isolate WLL.071019.BEF.003 ecotype Adirondacks linkage group LG19, ASM2129224v1, whole genome shotgun sequence genomic window:
- the qdpra gene encoding quinoid dihydropteridine reductase a isoform X1 produces MAANRVIVYGGRGALGSKCVQHFKSKGWWVASIDMAANDEANENVVVKLSESFTEQAGQVTTDVAQLLGEQKVDAILCVAGGWAGGSCSSKDLYKNADLMWKQSVWTSTISSHLATLHLKPGGLLTLAGAKAALSGTGGMVGYGMAKAAVHQLCQSLAAKNSGMPSGAAAVAILPVTLDTPMNRKFMPDADFGSWTPLEYIAELFFEWTTGVNRPASGSLMQLLTSTGETQAVAAQ; encoded by the exons ATGGCTGCTAACCGGGTGATCGTGTACGGCGGAAGAGGCGCTCTGGGCTCAAAATGTGTCCAACATTTCAAATCTAAAGGATGG TGGGTTGCTAGCATCGACATGGCTGCAAACGACGAGGCAAACGAAAACGTGGTTGTGAAGTTGAGTGAATCTTTCACCGAGCAAGCAGGACAG GTGACGACAGATGTGGCCCAGTTGCTAGGGGAGCAGAAAGTGGATGCCATCTTGTGTGTAGCAGGAGGATGGGCGGGAGGAAGCTGTAGTTCCAAAG ATTTATACAAAAACGCAGATCTTATGTGGAAACAGAGTGTGTGGACCTCCACTATCTCCAGCCACCTCGCCACTCTGCACCTAAAACCAGGTGGGCTGTTGACTTTGGCTGGGGCCAAAGCAGCCCTGTCAGGCACTGGAG GCATGGTAGGCTATGGCATGGCCAAAGCTGCAGTCCACCAGCTGTGTCAGAGTCTTGCAGCAAAAAACAGCGGGATGCCAtcaggagctgctgctgtggcTATACTACC GGTTACCTTGGATACGCCAATGAACAGGAAGTTCATGCCTGACGCAGACTTCGGTTCCTGGACGCCGCTGGAGTACATTGCAGA ATTGTTCTTCGAGTGGACCACAGGGGTAAACCGGCCAGCTTCAGGAAGTCTCATGCAGCTACTGACCTCCACTGGTGAAACCCAAGCTGTGGCTGCACAGTAG